A stretch of the Gemmatimonadota bacterium genome encodes the following:
- a CDS encoding aminotransferase class V-fold PLP-dependent enzyme — protein sequence MPAPVHRAITAHLERELHLGGYEAADAAATEIAAVYDACAALVGARARNIAIAASATHAFAAALAAFDWRPGDRILTSSDDYVSNQLMYLSLQRRQGVEFVRCPDAPEGGVDLAAWARLLQQGPFRLAALTWIPTNGGLIQPAEEVGALCRAAGVPYLLDACQAVGQLPVDLAALQCDYLSTTARKFLRGPRGIGFLAVSDAALARGDHPLLVDMRGARWVAADEHTLVDDARRFESWEFPYALVLGMGAAARYAREVGIATAAARSHALAAFARERFTAIPGVRGLDHGARLSAITTYTIDGRVARDVVLALRAQGINTSAQSREDALIDLDRKQAATLLRVSPHYYNTEDEIERAARVLEVLLRSSWAP from the coding sequence ATGCCCGCGCCGGTGCATCGCGCGATCACCGCGCACCTCGAGCGCGAGCTGCATCTGGGCGGCTACGAGGCCGCCGACGCCGCCGCGACCGAGATCGCGGCCGTCTACGACGCATGCGCCGCGCTCGTCGGCGCGCGGGCGCGGAACATCGCCATCGCCGCCAGCGCGACGCATGCGTTCGCGGCTGCGCTCGCGGCCTTCGACTGGCGCCCCGGCGACCGCATCCTCACCTCGAGCGACGACTACGTCAGCAACCAGCTGATGTACCTCTCGCTCCAGCGCCGGCAGGGCGTGGAGTTCGTGCGGTGCCCCGACGCGCCCGAGGGCGGCGTGGACCTCGCCGCATGGGCGCGACTGCTGCAGCAGGGGCCGTTCCGCCTCGCGGCGCTCACCTGGATCCCGACCAATGGGGGGCTCATCCAGCCCGCCGAGGAGGTCGGCGCGCTCTGCCGCGCGGCGGGCGTGCCGTACCTCCTCGATGCGTGCCAGGCGGTGGGCCAACTGCCGGTGGACCTCGCCGCGCTCCAGTGCGACTACCTGAGCACGACGGCGCGGAAGTTCCTGCGCGGCCCGCGCGGGATCGGCTTCCTCGCGGTGAGCGACGCGGCACTCGCGCGCGGCGATCACCCGCTGCTCGTGGACATGCGCGGCGCCCGCTGGGTCGCGGCCGACGAGCACACGCTCGTGGACGATGCGAGGCGCTTCGAGAGCTGGGAGTTCCCGTACGCGCTCGTGCTCGGCATGGGCGCCGCCGCCCGGTACGCGCGTGAGGTCGGCATCGCCACGGCCGCCGCACGGTCGCACGCGCTCGCGGCGTTCGCCCGCGAGCGGTTCACCGCGATCCCCGGGGTGCGCGGGCTCGACCACGGCGCGCGGCTCTCGGCGATCACCACCTACACCATCGACGGCCGGGTCGCGCGCGACGTCGTCCTCGCGCTGCGTGCACAGGGGATCAACACGAGCGCACAGTCGCGCGAGGATGCGCTCATCGACCTCGACCGCAAGCAGGCGGCGACGCTGCTGCGCGTCTCGCCGCACTACTACAACACCGAGGACGAGATCGAGCGGGCCGCGCGCGTGCTCGAGGTGCTGCTCAGGTCGTCGTGGGCGCCTTGA
- a CDS encoding NTP transferase domain-containing protein has protein sequence MKEPSGIILGTPSTGSATGTLPAEQPLIAGEPETDVALWAVIFAGGIGSRFWPLSTPVRPKPLLALVSDQTLIEDAVGRLQPTIPPERVLILTSRDIAPAIRSVTKDVPEENVLVEPRPLGTAAALAWAAQELSRRAGPSAMLVAVHADLAVDFPEEYRRTLRRAAAYAAREEALVSIGIRPSRPETGFGYVMPGAPLDGDVPLLKGGAAITRGYVEKPSEAEAESRIEDGALWHGGILVGAAGTVLTQLRRHTPEVRDALEPLANGNLPGFVGMVRATSLERGLLERTDRLLVLLGEFGWDDVGTWASLRRARELDDDGNGASGPVHFVDADCNVVHAGHGSVVMYGVSKMLVVTLDGLTFVTTLDRASDLNRLLDALPGSMRIHPTRPTS, from the coding sequence ATGAAGGAACCGAGCGGCATCATCCTCGGCACTCCCTCCACGGGGAGCGCCACGGGCACCTTGCCCGCCGAACAGCCCCTGATCGCCGGTGAACCCGAGACGGATGTCGCCCTCTGGGCGGTGATCTTCGCCGGGGGCATCGGGTCGCGCTTCTGGCCGCTCTCCACGCCGGTGCGTCCCAAGCCGCTGCTCGCGCTCGTCTCCGACCAGACGCTCATCGAGGATGCGGTCGGGCGCCTGCAGCCGACGATCCCGCCCGAGCGTGTGCTCATCCTCACCAGCCGTGACATCGCGCCGGCGATCCGCTCGGTCACGAAGGATGTCCCCGAGGAGAACGTGCTCGTCGAGCCGCGGCCGCTCGGGACCGCGGCCGCGCTCGCGTGGGCGGCGCAGGAGTTGAGCCGTCGCGCCGGGCCGAGTGCGATGCTCGTGGCGGTGCACGCCGACCTCGCGGTCGATTTCCCCGAGGAGTATCGCCGGACCCTTCGCCGGGCCGCCGCGTACGCGGCCCGCGAGGAGGCGCTCGTGTCCATCGGCATCCGGCCGTCGCGCCCGGAGACCGGCTTCGGCTATGTCATGCCCGGCGCGCCGCTCGACGGCGATGTCCCGCTCCTCAAGGGCGGCGCCGCCATCACGCGCGGCTACGTCGAGAAGCCGAGCGAGGCCGAGGCCGAGTCGCGGATCGAGGACGGCGCGCTCTGGCACGGCGGGATCCTCGTCGGCGCGGCGGGGACGGTGCTCACGCAGTTGCGGCGGCACACGCCCGAGGTGCGCGATGCGCTCGAGCCGCTCGCGAACGGCAATCTCCCCGGCTTCGTGGGGATGGTGCGCGCGACCTCGCTGGAGCGCGGCCTCCTCGAGCGCACCGATCGCCTGCTGGTGCTGCTCGGCGAGTTCGGCTGGGACGACGTGGGGACCTGGGCCTCGCTGCGCCGCGCGCGCGAACTCGACGACGACGGCAACGGCGCGTCGGGCCCGGTGCACTTCGTCGATGCCGACTGCAACGTCGTGCACGCCGGCCACGGCAGCGTGGTGATGTACGGCGTGTCGAAGATGCTCGTCGTCACGCTCGACGGCCTGACGTTCGTGACGACGCTCGATCGCGCCAGCGACCTCAACCGGCTGCTGGACGCGCTCCCGGGGTCGATGCGGATCCATCCGACCAGGCCCACGAGCTAG
- a CDS encoding patatin-like phospholipase family protein yields MRSVPPLARRIGVRALVPAAMLLGAFVPAAPLRAQSATCAPARTALVLSGGGTKGLTHLGVLQVLDSLGIVPDLVVGTSMGAIVGALYASGESPAAVRRQLGEIPLDALIRSYEPTISASLGGLKPALVWQKEPAHWVLQTGAVREAELNAALSQLMLRANVLARGDFDSLPIPFRAVATDLDSRATVPIGRGDLARAMRASMSIPLLLRPVVIDGRTLVDGGLSSNVPVGVARAMGAERVIVSRVLSPKPDPAAFDDPLTVTVQLFEFLWVQDSVKPRAEDIDIAQPTEDFGMIDLRPEMLDSLVRVGRRAAEAAFAGARCVRPVATAPRAVATPPSVGHVRTAPPGASGHDAALRALHLTPRAPLDLPAVREGLGALASHERYRGLWLTPTGDATRADFDVQVEEAPQRAIGLGFAFDHSMSGRIWLAAVDRSILGRDLEGSALFTSGTWRTDLTVAARRRARVGSRYIPVGGTVQLLTEDVRLWQGATELPHASVDEVGVVIGVRPLYEPGWSWEFGADYRFWQRRNGESIGTVGARYAVRHLAAGSAMPDIQIEAIGLQAWQRGAIDLAQTHHLGAMEVRPRVRAGWGHALPIHQTFTLGGLDGFAGLRLLEQRGDRELFGSLLLRWPLGGQLHARLEPMVGVTGVGDFFGGPGALDGVVLAGARIGVDLETPFGPIRLEEGFNNQDRRQALIRVGLWF; encoded by the coding sequence ATGCGCTCCGTTCCTCCATTGGCGCGTCGCATCGGCGTGCGGGCGCTGGTCCCCGCGGCGATGCTCCTCGGCGCCTTCGTGCCCGCAGCTCCGCTGCGCGCGCAGTCCGCGACCTGCGCGCCCGCCCGCACCGCCCTCGTCCTCTCCGGCGGCGGCACCAAGGGACTCACCCATCTCGGCGTGCTCCAGGTGCTCGACTCGCTCGGCATCGTGCCAGACCTCGTCGTGGGCACGAGCATGGGCGCGATCGTCGGCGCGCTCTACGCCAGCGGCGAGTCGCCCGCCGCCGTGCGTCGACAGCTGGGCGAGATCCCGCTCGACGCGCTCATCCGTTCCTACGAACCGACGATCTCCGCCTCGCTCGGCGGCCTCAAGCCGGCGCTCGTCTGGCAGAAGGAGCCGGCGCACTGGGTGCTGCAGACCGGCGCGGTGCGCGAGGCCGAGCTGAACGCGGCCCTCTCGCAGCTGATGCTCCGCGCGAACGTGCTCGCGCGCGGCGACTTCGATTCCCTGCCCATCCCCTTCCGCGCCGTCGCGACGGATCTCGACAGCCGCGCCACGGTGCCGATCGGCCGCGGGGACCTCGCGCGCGCGATGCGCGCGAGCATGTCGATCCCGCTGTTGCTGCGTCCGGTGGTCATCGACGGCCGCACGCTCGTCGACGGCGGACTCTCGTCGAACGTGCCGGTGGGCGTCGCGCGCGCGATGGGCGCCGAGCGCGTGATCGTCTCGCGCGTGCTCTCCCCCAAGCCCGACCCGGCGGCCTTCGACGACCCGCTCACCGTCACGGTGCAGCTCTTCGAGTTCCTCTGGGTGCAGGATTCGGTGAAGCCGCGCGCCGAGGACATCGACATCGCGCAGCCGACCGAGGACTTCGGGATGATCGACCTCCGGCCCGAGATGCTCGATTCGCTCGTGCGGGTGGGACGGCGCGCGGCCGAGGCGGCCTTCGCCGGCGCGCGGTGCGTGCGCCCGGTGGCCACGGCCCCGCGCGCGGTGGCGACGCCGCCGTCGGTCGGGCATGTGCGCACCGCCCCACCGGGCGCGTCCGGGCACGATGCCGCGCTGCGCGCGCTCCATCTCACGCCCCGTGCGCCGCTCGACCTGCCCGCCGTGCGCGAGGGGCTCGGGGCGCTCGCTTCGCACGAGCGCTACCGCGGGCTCTGGCTCACGCCCACCGGGGACGCGACCCGCGCCGACTTCGACGTGCAGGTGGAGGAGGCGCCGCAACGCGCCATCGGGTTGGGCTTCGCCTTCGACCACTCGATGTCGGGCCGCATCTGGCTCGCGGCCGTGGACCGCTCGATCCTCGGGCGCGACCTCGAAGGCTCGGCGCTCTTCACGAGCGGCACCTGGCGGACCGATCTCACCGTCGCCGCGCGGCGGCGGGCGCGCGTGGGATCGCGCTACATCCCCGTCGGCGGAACGGTGCAGCTGCTCACCGAGGATGTGCGGCTCTGGCAAGGCGCGACCGAACTGCCGCACGCGTCGGTGGACGAGGTGGGCGTGGTGATCGGCGTGCGCCCGCTCTACGAGCCAGGCTGGTCATGGGAGTTCGGCGCCGACTACCGCTTCTGGCAGCGGCGCAACGGCGAGTCGATCGGCACGGTGGGCGCGCGATACGCCGTCCGGCATCTGGCCGCCGGGAGCGCGATGCCCGACATCCAGATCGAGGCGATCGGCCTGCAGGCCTGGCAGCGCGGGGCGATCGACCTCGCGCAGACGCACCACCTCGGCGCGATGGAGGTGCGCCCGCGCGTGCGCGCCGGATGGGGGCACGCGCTCCCGATCCACCAGACCTTCACGCTCGGTGGCCTCGACGGCTTCGCCGGCCTGCGCCTGCTCGAACAGCGCGGGGACCGCGAGCTCTTCGGGTCGCTGCTGCTCCGCTGGCCGCTCGGGGGCCAGCTGCACGCGCGGCTGGAACCGATGGTCGGCGTCACGGGCGTCGGGGACTTCTTCGGCGGTCCCGGCGCGCTCGACGGCGTCGTCCTCGCCGGCGCACGCATCGGCGTGGACCTCGAGACGCCCTTCGGCCCGATCCGGCTCGAGGAAGGCTTCAACAACCAGGATCGGCGTCAGGCGCTGATCCGCGTGGGACTCTGGTTCTAG
- a CDS encoding EamA family transporter, with product MRARILLAMAATWFIWGSTYLATALAVRDLPPFLLSGIRNVIAGSLLYGFFRARGAARPTRQQWITAIIVGVSLLALGNGSVTWAAHREPSGVIALIVSLVPLWLLVFGWFGAKGVKPSGYEVAGVLLGLVGIALLVAPHEGGGNVSPLGLGVLLVSTLAWAGGSLYARTLPPLPVPLIGTGMEMLMGGSVMLAVSAASGEWAQLDRGDFTPRALTALAYLVLAGSVLGFSAYKWLLANVRPALAGTYAFVNPVVAMILGWLFAGEALTGRLILAMTTIVGAVAMISLRPYLTRR from the coding sequence GTGCGTGCCCGGATCCTCCTCGCGATGGCAGCCACCTGGTTCATCTGGGGCTCCACCTACCTCGCCACCGCGCTCGCGGTGCGCGACCTGCCGCCGTTCCTGCTCTCGGGCATCCGGAACGTGATCGCGGGCTCGCTGCTGTACGGGTTCTTCCGGGCCCGCGGCGCCGCGCGGCCCACGCGCCAGCAGTGGATCACCGCCATCATCGTCGGCGTCAGCCTCCTGGCGCTCGGCAACGGCTCCGTCACCTGGGCGGCGCATCGCGAGCCGTCCGGGGTCATCGCGCTGATCGTCTCACTCGTGCCGCTCTGGCTGCTCGTCTTCGGCTGGTTCGGGGCGAAGGGCGTGAAGCCGTCCGGGTACGAGGTCGCCGGCGTGCTGCTGGGACTGGTCGGGATCGCGCTGCTCGTCGCGCCGCACGAGGGAGGCGGGAACGTGTCGCCGCTCGGGCTCGGCGTCCTGTTGGTGAGCACGCTCGCCTGGGCGGGCGGCTCGCTCTATGCGCGCACGCTGCCGCCGCTGCCGGTGCCGCTCATCGGCACGGGGATGGAGATGCTCATGGGCGGCAGCGTGATGCTCGCCGTCTCGGCCGCGAGCGGCGAGTGGGCGCAGCTCGACCGCGGCGACTTCACGCCACGCGCCCTCACCGCGCTCGCCTACCTCGTGCTCGCCGGCTCGGTCCTCGGCTTCAGCGCGTACAAGTGGCTCCTCGCCAACGTCCGTCCGGCCCTCGCCGGGACGTACGCGTTCGTGAATCCCGTGGTCGCGATGATCCTCGGCTGGCTCTTCGCCGGGGAAGCCCTGACGGGACGCCTGATCCTCGCCATGACGACCATCGTCGGTGCGGTGGCGATGATCTCGTTGCGCCCCTACCTTACTCGCCGATGA
- a CDS encoding COX15/CtaA family protein has translation MSRFARYGWGVLAFNLLVILWGAYVRASGSGAGCGAHWPLCNGEVIPRAPSVETLVEMAHRITSGIALLLVVGQLAWARRALPKGDAARVVAHVAMALMLTEALVGAGLVLFEMVAQNQSIARAYWLAAHLLNTFGLVAALALVPWYASGQSAPRAGRFGPELKLLLAALAGTLLLGMTGAVTALGDTLFPAASLAEGMAQDFSPTAHFLVRLRVVHPTLAVLVVILLLLTAGVNAKLRPSVTTRRLAMAVAGLAVTQLAAGLVNLLLLAPIGMQLVHLLLADALWIALVLLAASSWAWSDGSASTPGARPAAG, from the coding sequence ATGTCGCGTTTCGCAAGATACGGTTGGGGCGTGCTGGCGTTCAACCTGCTCGTGATCCTGTGGGGCGCCTACGTGCGCGCCTCGGGATCGGGCGCGGGGTGCGGCGCGCACTGGCCGCTCTGCAACGGCGAGGTCATCCCGCGCGCGCCGAGCGTGGAGACGCTCGTGGAGATGGCGCACCGCATCACCTCGGGGATCGCGCTGCTCCTGGTCGTGGGACAGCTCGCGTGGGCGCGGCGTGCCCTGCCCAAGGGCGATGCGGCCCGCGTCGTGGCGCACGTCGCGATGGCGCTCATGCTCACCGAGGCCCTCGTGGGCGCGGGACTCGTGCTCTTCGAGATGGTGGCGCAGAACCAGAGCATCGCCCGCGCATACTGGCTCGCGGCGCACCTGCTCAACACCTTCGGGCTCGTCGCGGCACTCGCCCTCGTGCCCTGGTACGCCTCGGGCCAGTCGGCGCCGCGGGCCGGCCGCTTCGGCCCCGAGCTCAAGCTGCTCCTCGCCGCGCTGGCGGGCACGCTGCTGCTCGGGATGACCGGCGCCGTCACCGCGCTCGGCGACACGCTCTTCCCCGCCGCATCGCTCGCCGAAGGGATGGCGCAGGACTTCTCGCCCACGGCGCACTTCCTCGTGCGGCTGCGCGTGGTGCATCCCACGCTCGCGGTGCTCGTCGTGATCCTGCTGCTGCTCACCGCGGGCGTGAACGCGAAGCTCCGCCCCTCGGTGACGACGCGCCGGCTCGCGATGGCGGTGGCCGGACTCGCGGTGACGCAACTCGCGGCCGGGCTCGTGAACCTGCTGCTCCTCGCGCCCATCGGGATGCAACTCGTGCACCTGTTGCTCGCCGACGCGCTCTGGATCGCGCTCGTGCTGCTGGCCGCTAGCTCGTGGGCCTGGTCGGATGGATCCGCATCGACCCCGGGAGCGCGTCCAGCAGCCGGTTGA